AACGGATTTGCTCATCCATGCCCAGGACATTGTCAAAACCAAAGAAAAACTCAATCAAATGTTAGCGGATGCTTGTGGCAAAACCTACGAACAATTGGTGGAAGACACCGATCGAGATTATTATATGGATGCCGACCAAGCATTAGCTTACGGGATTGTAGATAAGATCGTAAACACAATTGACGTCGTCTAACAGAGAATTTAAACCAAGAAGATTTTTAGAAGGTAGACATTTACAAACTGTCTACAACGTACTTTTTCCTCCAGACAATTCTCTTGAGGACGAGTACTATTCAGAGAGTATCCTCATTCCCACAAATGATGGGTCTGGGGATCTGCTTTGGTTAGAACACAATCCTCCTCTCTCCCAAATTCGAAAAAAAGCCTCTAAATGGAACGGACATTATTTACTTCTCATTCATGGAATGGAGGGTAGTTCAGAATCCCATTATATGGTAAGCGTGGGAAAAGAAGCACTAAACCGTGGTTATGGGGTGGTGCGAATGAATTTACGTAATTGCGGTCGCGGCCTTGGGATCGCTAAAAAACCTTACAATGCCGGCCAATCCGAAGATTTGGAAGTTGTCTTAAAATACATTTATAAACATTTTTCAAGATCCATATTTGTTTCTGGATTTTCATTGTCTGCCAATATGGTGATCAAATTTTTTGGAGAAAAAAGGGAACACTACTCGAAGGCATTTTCGGCCACATCCCCACCTTTGGATTTAAAAAGAAGTTGTGACTTTATAGATTCAAGAGCCGGAAATTTTTACCGGGATCATTTTTTGGATACCATGAAAGAAAAAGTAACCTCTGGCGTTTATGAAATCACAGATAAAATGAAAGAGAGAGTGTTACGCAGTAAGTCTTTTTTTGATTTTGATGATTTTTTCACAGCACCAATTTCTGGTTATGCGAATGTTTTGGAATACTATAATATTTGTTCTAGTATCAAATACTTAGGTGGGATCAAAATTCCTGGTCTCATTGTTCATGCCGACGATGACCCGGTGGTTCCTTCGGAAGTTTGGCATGAGATTCGTTGGAAGTCATTCCCTATGTTACAAACTGTCCTTACAGAGAAAGGTGGTCATGTTGGTTTTATCAGCGATCCATCTCCTGACAATCCAGAAGGACGTTGGTTACCGAAGATACTTCTCGATTTTTTTGATTCGCAAATCAAATCGTAATCATCATAGTAATTAAATTTTAAGGAAGGGACGTATGCGAAACCTATTAAAAGAATGTTTGGCCGAAGAGTCCGGATTTGTGGAACTCAGATACCACCATAAAGAAAGTCGCTCTTT
This genomic window from Leptospira bandrabouensis contains:
- a CDS encoding YheT family hydrolase, with the protein product MTSSNREFKPRRFLEGRHLQTVYNVLFPPDNSLEDEYYSESILIPTNDGSGDLLWLEHNPPLSQIRKKASKWNGHYLLLIHGMEGSSESHYMVSVGKEALNRGYGVVRMNLRNCGRGLGIAKKPYNAGQSEDLEVVLKYIYKHFSRSIFVSGFSLSANMVIKFFGEKREHYSKAFSATSPPLDLKRSCDFIDSRAGNFYRDHFLDTMKEKVTSGVYEITDKMKERVLRSKSFFDFDDFFTAPISGYANVLEYYNICSSIKYLGGIKIPGLIVHADDDPVVPSEVWHEIRWKSFPMLQTVLTEKGGHVGFISDPSPDNPEGRWLPKILLDFFDSQIKS